In Fructilactobacillus cliffordii, a single genomic region encodes these proteins:
- a CDS encoding endonuclease MutS2, protein MNDKILQTLEYQRIKDQIAPFLVTEAGRTELQQLLPSSDQVTVQRWLDETDDGAHLYRLNRTIPLPKLKDINPAVQRLAVGASLNGKELARINAVLLASLRVQRFFADLAADHIELNLLDQEAATFAVLPEISERLRRSVDENGFLKDDASATLRSIRRRILQLQGTIKGRMESYMHGKKAKDLSETVITIRDDRYVIPVKAEAKQKFGGIVHDQSATGQTLYIEPASVVGLNNDLRSEQINEREEIKRILRELSDLLRPEQAALRQNAEKLGHFDFINAKARSADQLKATKPALSATNQVELKQARHPLIDPAKVVGNDLILGLDYRQIIITGPNTGGKTITMKTLGLLQLMAQSGLFVPASEGSQVGLFDEIFADIGDEQSIEQNLSTFSSHMDNIIQILQQTTKKSLVLIDELGAGTDPHEGAALAISILDAIGTKQSEVLATTHYPELKVYGYNRPETINASMEFDEATLKPTYRLLMGIPGQSNALSIAARLGLPADVVAEARSLTSQDSQEINRMINQLTKQTKAADERARNLEQQLAEATDLHAELQTKFTQFAEQRDQLMNTAKRDANQIVSCTKREANAVIADLHRKQKQGTDIKEHELIADQGKLNALEQHPELQHNRVLRRQKARKAFRVGDDVLVKTYGQRGVLLKKVGNHDWEVELGILKMKVAESDLEKVKPEAPQRKAKASVRRTKSSGLSTTLDLRGVRYEEAMQRLDRYIDAALLAGYPSVTIIHGKGTGALRTGVTNYLKRNRQVDSFGFSPANAGGDGSTVVKFK, encoded by the coding sequence ATGAACGATAAAATTTTACAAACATTAGAATACCAGCGGATTAAGGATCAAATTGCTCCGTTTTTAGTAACGGAAGCCGGCCGCACCGAATTACAGCAGCTCCTGCCTAGTTCGGACCAGGTCACGGTTCAGCGCTGGTTAGATGAAACTGACGATGGTGCTCATCTATACCGTCTGAATCGGACCATTCCGTTACCCAAATTAAAGGACATTAATCCTGCTGTACAACGGTTAGCGGTGGGAGCTAGCTTGAACGGAAAAGAATTAGCGCGCATTAACGCGGTGCTCTTAGCGAGTTTACGGGTACAGCGTTTTTTTGCTGACCTTGCTGCCGATCACATTGAGCTCAATTTATTGGATCAAGAAGCAGCAACCTTTGCCGTGCTTCCAGAAATTAGTGAACGCTTGCGACGTTCCGTTGATGAAAATGGTTTTTTAAAGGACGATGCATCCGCAACGCTGCGCTCCATTCGTCGCCGGATTTTGCAGTTGCAAGGAACGATTAAGGGCCGGATGGAAAGCTATATGCACGGTAAAAAGGCGAAGGACCTAAGTGAAACCGTAATCACCATCCGGGATGATCGCTACGTGATTCCGGTTAAGGCGGAAGCCAAACAAAAATTTGGCGGTATTGTCCATGATCAAAGTGCAACGGGGCAGACTCTCTACATCGAACCGGCCAGCGTGGTGGGTCTCAACAATGACTTACGCAGTGAACAGATTAACGAACGCGAAGAGATTAAACGGATCTTACGTGAACTTTCCGATTTACTTCGACCCGAACAAGCGGCTTTACGGCAAAATGCCGAAAAACTAGGCCACTTTGACTTTATTAATGCGAAGGCCCGGTCAGCGGACCAGTTAAAGGCCACGAAACCAGCTTTATCTGCTACCAATCAGGTGGAACTAAAACAAGCCCGGCACCCACTGATTGACCCGGCTAAAGTGGTGGGTAACGACTTAATCCTCGGACTTGATTACCGGCAAATTATCATTACCGGACCCAATACCGGGGGAAAAACGATCACCATGAAAACGTTGGGGTTATTGCAACTGATGGCGCAGTCAGGGTTATTTGTCCCCGCCAGTGAAGGTAGTCAGGTGGGACTCTTTGACGAAATCTTTGCAGACATTGGTGACGAACAATCCATTGAGCAAAATTTGAGTACGTTCTCCTCCCACATGGATAATATCATTCAGATTTTGCAGCAAACTACGAAGAAGAGCCTGGTGCTGATTGATGAACTGGGGGCCGGAACTGATCCACACGAAGGAGCCGCGCTAGCCATTTCCATTTTGGATGCGATTGGAACCAAACAAAGTGAAGTTTTAGCAACTACCCACTACCCAGAGTTAAAAGTGTACGGTTACAATCGACCGGAAACCATTAACGCCTCGATGGAGTTTGACGAAGCCACTTTGAAGCCAACCTATCGCTTGTTAATGGGGATTCCCGGCCAGAGTAATGCTTTAAGCATTGCTGCTCGGTTAGGATTACCCGCTGACGTAGTCGCTGAGGCCCGGTCGTTGACCAGCCAGGATAGTCAGGAAATTAATCGCATGATTAACCAACTGACGAAGCAAACGAAGGCAGCGGATGAGCGTGCCCGGAATCTGGAACAGCAGTTGGCAGAGGCAACCGATTTACACGCGGAACTGCAAACAAAGTTCACCCAATTTGCGGAACAACGAGATCAGCTAATGAATACTGCCAAGCGGGATGCTAACCAAATTGTTTCATGCACTAAACGCGAAGCTAATGCAGTGATTGCTGATTTACACCGGAAGCAAAAGCAGGGCACCGACATTAAAGAACACGAATTAATTGCGGACCAGGGAAAGTTGAATGCATTGGAGCAGCACCCAGAATTACAACATAATCGGGTATTACGACGTCAAAAAGCCCGTAAAGCCTTCCGCGTGGGTGACGATGTCCTGGTGAAAACCTATGGGCAACGTGGAGTGCTCCTGAAAAAAGTGGGAAATCATGACTGGGAAGTAGAGCTTGGGATCCTGAAGATGAAGGTAGCTGAGAGTGACTTGGAAAAAGTCAAACCTGAAGCACCACAGCGCAAGGCGAAAGCCAGCGTCCGGCGAACCAAGTCCAGTGGCTTATCCACCACTTTAGACTTACGGGGCGTACGCTATGAAGAAGCTATGCAGCGGTTAGATCGTTACATTGATGCTGCTTTACTGGCCGGTTATCCATCGGTGACCATCATTCACGGGAAGGGGACCGGTGCGTTACGGACTGGGGTAACCAACTACCTCAAACGAAACCGGCAGGTCGATTCCTTTGGTTTTTCACCGGCTAATGCTGGTGGTGATGGCTCAACGGTGGTAAAATTCAAATAA
- the trxA gene encoding thioredoxin, which produces MVHEITDANFAAETATGTVVVDFWAPWCGPCKMQGPVIEELANEETDIKFCKMNVDDNQQTAGQFGIMSIPTLLILQDGKVVDQVVGYHPKAQLQKTLANYTA; this is translated from the coding sequence ATGGTACACGAAATTACGGATGCTAATTTTGCTGCTGAAACAGCAACTGGAACAGTGGTCGTTGATTTTTGGGCTCCTTGGTGTGGTCCTTGTAAGATGCAAGGTCCAGTCATTGAGGAATTAGCTAACGAAGAAACGGACATCAAGTTCTGCAAGATGAACGTTGATGATAACCAACAAACTGCCGGTCAATTCGGAATTATGAGTATTCCAACTCTTTTAATTCTGCAAGACGGTAAAGTGGTTGACCAAGTGGTTGGTTATCACCCAAAGGCTCAATTACAAAAGACTTTGGCGAACTACACGGCCTAA
- a CDS encoding APC family permease, protein MKNIFKKMNEKVDFRFYANKDQKLEKTLTVKDFLALGLGTILSTSIFTLPGVVAANYTGPAVVISFLLAAVVAGLVAMNYAEMASVLPFAGSAYSWISVLFGKFWGWVVGWALLAEYLIAVAFVAAGLSANVKGLISPLGWKLPNAIAYPLGTNGGVFDLIAVLVVALVTFILLRGDSQTTKVANVLVVLKLLAIVTFVVVGATAIKAQNYVPFFPKPHMNADGTMFGGWQGIYAGISTIFLSYIGFDSIAANSAEAKNPQKTMPRGIIGSLIIGTMFFVAVSLVLVGMFKYSMYAGNAEPVGWALRQEGHVIIASVVQAVAVVGMLVALIGMMMAGSRLIYSFGRDKMLPKSLGKLNKKNIPANALWIITAVGIVMGAIFPFTFLAQLISAGTLIAFMAVSLAMYPLRKREGKTLPTAAYRQPFFPILPILGFLGSLAVFMGLDIQAKIYSVIWFLIGVIIYFAYGYRNADSELPGESDEEIEENL, encoded by the coding sequence ATGAAAAATATCTTCAAAAAAATGAACGAAAAGGTCGATTTTCGTTTCTATGCCAATAAGGATCAAAAGTTGGAAAAAACGTTAACTGTTAAAGACTTTTTAGCCCTCGGGTTAGGAACCATCTTATCCACTTCCATTTTTACATTACCCGGCGTGGTGGCCGCTAATTATACCGGCCCGGCCGTGGTAATTTCCTTTTTACTGGCTGCCGTGGTAGCCGGACTAGTGGCCATGAACTACGCTGAAATGGCTTCGGTTTTACCCTTTGCGGGATCAGCCTACTCCTGGATTTCCGTTCTCTTCGGAAAGTTCTGGGGTTGGGTAGTCGGCTGGGCTTTACTGGCCGAATATCTGATTGCGGTGGCCTTCGTGGCCGCGGGACTATCAGCAAACGTGAAGGGACTCATTTCCCCGCTCGGGTGGAAACTTCCCAACGCAATTGCTTACCCATTGGGTACGAACGGTGGAGTCTTTGACTTGATTGCCGTATTAGTGGTTGCCTTAGTAACTTTTATTCTCCTTCGGGGTGACTCACAAACCACTAAAGTGGCTAACGTGCTAGTGGTCCTAAAACTGTTAGCCATCGTAACTTTCGTGGTAGTCGGTGCCACTGCCATCAAGGCCCAAAACTATGTTCCGTTCTTCCCGAAACCACACATGAATGCCGACGGAACCATGTTTGGAGGCTGGCAAGGAATCTACGCCGGAATCTCAACCATCTTCTTGTCCTACATTGGATTTGACTCGATTGCCGCTAACTCTGCTGAAGCCAAGAATCCGCAAAAAACGATGCCTCGCGGAATCATCGGTTCCCTAATCATTGGAACGATGTTTTTCGTTGCTGTTTCTTTGGTCTTAGTGGGAATGTTCAAGTACAGCATGTACGCTGGTAACGCAGAACCAGTTGGTTGGGCCTTACGACAAGAAGGTCACGTGATCATTGCTTCTGTTGTTCAGGCAGTGGCCGTCGTGGGAATGTTAGTGGCTCTAATTGGAATGATGATGGCCGGTTCCCGGTTAATTTACTCGTTTGGACGGGATAAAATGCTTCCAAAAAGTTTAGGTAAACTGAACAAGAAAAACATTCCGGCCAACGCCCTCTGGATTATCACGGCCGTAGGAATCGTAATGGGAGCTATTTTCCCGTTCACCTTCCTCGCTCAGTTAATCTCTGCCGGAACTTTGATTGCCTTCATGGCGGTTTCCTTAGCCATGTACCCTCTCAGAAAACGGGAAGGGAAAACTTTACCTACGGCTGCTTACCGGCAACCATTCTTCCCCATTCTGCCAATCTTAGGTTTCTTAGGATCCTTGGCGGTGTTCATGGGTCTAGACATCCAAGCTAAGATTTACTCCGTGATTTGGTTCTTAATCGGTGTAATCATCTACTTTGCCTATGGTTACCGGAACGCTGATTCTGAATTACCTGGTGAAAGTGACGAAGAAATCGAAGAAAATTTATAA
- a CDS encoding cell division protein ZapA yields the protein MNNKRRFKTRIGKKEYTLIGAASDQHMRAVAKILNDDLNKLQSQSQNLSEEDAAILLAFNAISEQLDKQLELDQLRTKLQHDNSDESDTTS from the coding sequence GTGAATAATAAACGAAGATTTAAAACGCGAATTGGCAAGAAAGAGTACACGCTCATTGGAGCGGCATCCGATCAACACATGCGGGCCGTGGCCAAAATTTTAAACGACGACCTAAACAAACTACAAAGCCAATCCCAAAACCTGAGCGAAGAAGACGCTGCAATTTTATTGGCTTTTAATGCCATTTCAGAGCAGCTAGACAAACAGTTAGAGTTAGATCAGCTCCGCACTAAATTACAACATGATAATTCAGATGAATCAGACACAACTAGTTAA
- a CDS encoding DUF2507 domain-containing protein translates to MSKQNPSDFNKYQDLVPDLTDWNNFILRDELLPDLLNDDLSDILYWAGKNLAIKFPVTNSDLPAFFAANHWGTLNKQKESSQKVVWQLTGQPINNRLKMNKNCEFMLETGFLAQTQEQNSGSLSEAEYKKKLTGGIEITVVTDPNQPAPEQAANPTVVFPQTDPE, encoded by the coding sequence ATGAGTAAACAAAACCCAAGTGATTTTAATAAGTACCAAGATTTAGTCCCAGATTTAACTGACTGGAATAACTTTATCCTTCGAGATGAATTGCTACCAGACCTGCTAAATGACGATTTAAGTGACATTTTATACTGGGCCGGAAAAAATTTAGCCATTAAATTTCCGGTTACTAATTCTGATTTACCGGCTTTTTTTGCTGCTAACCATTGGGGAACCCTTAATAAACAGAAGGAATCAAGTCAAAAAGTTGTTTGGCAATTAACCGGACAACCAATTAATAACCGGTTAAAGATGAATAAGAACTGCGAATTTATGTTAGAAACCGGATTCCTGGCCCAAACACAGGAACAAAACAGTGGCAGTCTATCGGAAGCCGAATACAAAAAGAAACTAACCGGTGGCATTGAAATTACCGTGGTTACCGATCCTAATCAACCAGCTCCTGAACAAGCTGCAAACCCCACGGTTGTCTTCCCACAAACAGACCCTGAATAA
- the murI gene encoding glutamate racemase: protein MNEAPLAFMDSGVGGLTILKPAFAQLPAENTLFFGDEAHLPYGEKQPQQVIDYSLQIGRFFVQKQAKMMIIACNTASALALPTLQAELPIPVLGVVEGGSRAAIQATNNHKIGIIATRATVNSHAYQCVIHQLSSQAEVIELACPTFIPLVEQGDYHSERVQQMVSDGLAPLQGSGIDTLVLGCTHFPIIRDLIQSVMGPTVTLVDPGAETIAEAHQVLERRQLLAQSQHPFHDFYTSSDPERFQQVGSQWLNRKVDVQLVTPSQLLSYGN, encoded by the coding sequence ATGAATGAAGCGCCACTGGCTTTTATGGATTCAGGCGTTGGCGGGCTTACGATTTTAAAACCAGCGTTTGCCCAGTTACCCGCGGAAAATACCCTGTTTTTTGGTGATGAAGCTCATTTGCCGTACGGTGAAAAACAACCCCAACAAGTAATTGATTATTCTTTGCAGATTGGGCGTTTTTTTGTGCAAAAACAAGCAAAGATGATGATTATTGCTTGTAATACCGCGTCTGCTTTAGCATTGCCTACCTTACAGGCTGAATTACCGATTCCAGTGCTTGGAGTTGTGGAAGGTGGCAGTCGAGCGGCGATTCAGGCTACAAATAATCACAAGATTGGGATAATCGCAACCCGGGCGACGGTTAACAGTCATGCCTATCAATGTGTCATTCACCAGCTTTCTTCCCAAGCAGAAGTGATTGAGTTAGCCTGTCCTACCTTTATTCCGTTGGTAGAACAAGGGGATTACCACAGTGAACGAGTTCAACAAATGGTAAGCGACGGTTTAGCGCCCTTGCAGGGCAGTGGAATTGACACGCTCGTTTTAGGCTGTACGCATTTTCCCATTATTAGAGATTTGATTCAATCCGTAATGGGACCAACAGTAACCCTCGTTGATCCTGGTGCAGAAACGATTGCCGAAGCTCATCAAGTTTTAGAACGACGGCAGTTATTGGCTCAGAGTCAGCATCCATTTCATGATTTTTATACTTCAAGTGATCCCGAACGATTTCAGCAAGTGGGATCACAATGGCTCAATAGAAAGGTGGACGTACAGTTGGTGACGCCAAGCCAACTTTTAAGTTATGGCAACTAA
- the alaS gene encoding alanine--tRNA ligase, whose protein sequence is MKQLTSGQIRQMFLDFFQEKGHEIVPSASLIPKDDPTLLWINSGVATMKKYFDGSVAPANPRMTSSQKSIRTNDIENVGRTARHQTLFEMLGNFSVGDYFKKEVIPWAFELLTSDKWFGWDKDRLYVTYYPEDKETKELWEQVGIASDHLVPAEDNFWDIGQGPSGPDSEIFYDRGEKYDDLAPDDPENYPGGENERYLEVWNIVFSQFNHTAAGTYEPLPRKNIDTGMGLERVVSVFQDAPTNFETDLFLPLIKKTETFSDKRHYGDNTTDDIAFKVIADHIRAITFAIGDGALPSNEGRGYVIRRLLRRATVNGHQLGIDGAFLYQLVPVVGEIMQSHYPHVLEQKDYIQKIVKSEEERFNATLNDGIKLLDDLIQKTKEAGQTEIAGKDAFQLYDTYGFPLELTEEYAKDRGIKVDEAGFDQEMEQQRNRARSARGSKGSMKVQRDLLLDIKTPSEYVGYEQLTVPAAELQDLIVDEQLVDDVKDGTAELIFDRTPFYAEMGGQVADIGTIYNEAGEVVATVTDVQHAPNGQNLHTVKVTGELKRDDHYRLEVDRQFHAGVERNHTATHLLDQSLRNVLGGHTEQAGSLVKPDYLTFDFNHFGSVTKEDLAKVERMVNDHIFAALPVETVVTDQKTGKEMGAIALFDDKYGDQVRVVKAGDFSVEFCGGDHVHNTSQIGLFKILSESGVGAGIRRIKAVTGKYAFDYLNDEEKMLNEIVQTVKVPTNEQAPGRVKELQNQIKELESTQESLEAKLANQEAQDLFTNPETINGITLITGQLENANMNQLRELADTWRNEARSNVLVLGTATDGKANLLVAVDEDHVKAGIKAGDLIKSIASNIQGGGGGRPNLAQAGGKNPAGLPDAFKAAADWLATK, encoded by the coding sequence ATGAAACAACTTACAAGTGGGCAGATTCGCCAAATGTTTCTCGATTTTTTTCAGGAAAAAGGGCATGAAATTGTTCCCAGTGCATCACTAATTCCGAAGGATGATCCAACGTTACTGTGGATCAACTCCGGGGTAGCGACCATGAAGAAATACTTTGATGGTTCGGTTGCCCCCGCTAATCCACGGATGACCAGTTCGCAAAAAAGCATTCGGACCAACGACATTGAAAACGTGGGGCGGACAGCCCGGCATCAAACGTTGTTTGAAATGTTGGGGAACTTCTCGGTGGGTGACTACTTTAAAAAAGAAGTAATTCCGTGGGCCTTTGAACTCTTAACCAGCGACAAATGGTTTGGCTGGGATAAGGACCGGTTGTACGTTACTTATTATCCAGAAGATAAGGAAACTAAAGAGTTGTGGGAACAGGTGGGGATTGCTTCGGATCATTTAGTTCCTGCTGAGGATAACTTCTGGGACATTGGTCAGGGCCCTTCTGGACCAGACTCTGAAATCTTTTACGACCGGGGTGAAAAGTACGATGACTTAGCACCCGATGATCCAGAAAATTACCCAGGCGGTGAAAACGAACGCTACCTTGAAGTTTGGAACATTGTCTTTTCCCAATTTAACCATACTGCGGCAGGAACCTACGAACCACTTCCCCGGAAAAACATTGATACGGGGATGGGCTTAGAACGGGTGGTTTCGGTCTTTCAAGATGCCCCCACGAACTTTGAAACCGACTTGTTCTTACCATTAATCAAAAAAACCGAAACCTTTAGCGATAAGCGGCACTATGGTGATAACACCACTGACGACATTGCCTTTAAGGTAATTGCCGATCACATCCGGGCGATTACCTTTGCGATTGGTGATGGTGCCTTGCCTTCTAACGAAGGTCGTGGTTACGTGATTAGACGTTTACTACGGCGGGCCACGGTCAACGGGCACCAACTTGGAATTGACGGGGCCTTCTTGTATCAACTAGTCCCGGTGGTCGGTGAAATCATGCAATCTCACTATCCGCACGTCTTAGAACAAAAGGATTACATCCAAAAAATTGTCAAGAGTGAGGAAGAACGGTTTAACGCGACCTTGAACGACGGAATTAAGCTTTTGGATGATTTAATCCAAAAGACTAAGGAAGCTGGTCAAACGGAAATTGCCGGAAAAGATGCCTTCCAGTTGTATGACACCTATGGTTTTCCACTAGAACTAACGGAAGAATACGCTAAAGACCGGGGTATCAAGGTCGATGAAGCTGGTTTTGATCAAGAAATGGAACAACAGCGGAATCGCGCCCGGTCAGCCCGAGGTAGCAAAGGATCCATGAAGGTCCAACGGGACTTATTATTGGACATTAAAACACCGAGTGAGTACGTGGGTTACGAGCAGCTCACCGTTCCTGCGGCTGAGCTCCAGGACCTAATTGTAGATGAGCAACTAGTTGACGATGTTAAGGATGGCACTGCTGAATTAATCTTTGACCGAACCCCATTCTATGCAGAAATGGGTGGTCAAGTGGCGGACATTGGAACGATTTATAACGAAGCCGGGGAAGTGGTCGCCACGGTGACCGACGTACAGCACGCTCCAAACGGGCAAAATCTGCACACGGTCAAAGTTACTGGTGAACTAAAAAGGGACGATCACTATCGGTTAGAAGTCGATCGTCAATTCCATGCCGGAGTAGAACGCAACCACACGGCGACCCACTTGTTGGATCAATCACTACGTAATGTATTAGGTGGTCATACAGAACAGGCTGGCTCGTTGGTAAAACCGGATTACCTGACTTTTGACTTCAATCACTTTGGATCGGTTACGAAGGAAGACTTAGCCAAGGTTGAACGGATGGTTAACGACCACATCTTTGCCGCATTGCCGGTTGAAACGGTGGTGACGGACCAAAAGACTGGAAAAGAAATGGGTGCCATTGCTTTGTTTGACGACAAGTATGGGGACCAAGTTCGGGTTGTGAAAGCTGGCGACTTTTCGGTGGAATTCTGTGGTGGTGATCACGTGCATAACACCAGCCAAATTGGGTTGTTTAAGATCCTTTCTGAAAGTGGAGTAGGAGCTGGAATTCGTCGGATTAAGGCGGTTACCGGGAAGTACGCCTTTGACTACTTAAACGATGAAGAAAAGATGCTGAATGAAATTGTCCAAACGGTAAAGGTCCCGACCAATGAACAAGCTCCCGGTCGGGTGAAGGAATTGCAGAACCAAATTAAGGAACTGGAAAGCACCCAGGAATCGTTAGAAGCAAAGTTGGCTAACCAAGAAGCCCAGGATCTCTTCACGAATCCAGAAACGATTAATGGCATTACTTTAATTACCGGACAATTGGAAAACGCCAATATGAACCAGTTACGCGAACTAGCCGATACGTGGCGAAACGAAGCCCGTTCTAACGTCTTGGTACTAGGAACAGCAACGGATGGGAAAGCTAATTTACTGGTTGCGGTTGATGAAGATCACGTAAAGGCTGGAATTAAGGCCGGGGATTTGATTAAATCCATCGCCAGTAACATTCAAGGGGGCGGAGGCGGTCGTCCGAACCTCGCCCAAGCCGGCGGAAAGAATCCAGCGGGACTACCGGACGCCTTCAAAGCCGCTGCTGATTGGTTAGCAACGAAGTAA
- the ruvX gene encoding Holliday junction resolvase RuvX codes for MKIMGLDVGSKTVGVAISDALGWTAQGVEIVAIDEDEKEFGLERIGELIAENDVQLVVIGLPKNMNNTSGPRVKASKRYGKMVRAKFHVPVEFEDERLTTVEAERMLIEKADVSRAKRKRVIDKVAAELILQGYLDRNHV; via the coding sequence ATGAAGATTATGGGATTAGACGTGGGATCCAAAACGGTGGGCGTGGCCATCAGCGATGCTTTAGGCTGGACCGCTCAGGGAGTTGAAATTGTTGCCATCGATGAAGATGAAAAGGAATTCGGCTTAGAGCGGATTGGCGAACTAATCGCTGAAAACGATGTTCAACTAGTCGTGATTGGGCTACCCAAAAACATGAACAACACTTCGGGTCCCCGGGTGAAAGCTTCCAAACGTTACGGTAAAATGGTTCGAGCTAAGTTCCACGTTCCCGTGGAATTTGAAGACGAACGGCTCACCACGGTGGAAGCGGAACGGATGCTGATTGAAAAAGCGGACGTGTCCCGTGCTAAGCGTAAACGCGTTATTGATAAAGTCGCAGCAGAGTTGATTTTACAGGGATACCTGGATCGCAATCACGTTTAA
- a CDS encoding MFS transporter: MKAFKVQTLILIAIAFILGMSEFIIIGVLDNIAKTFQVSFASVGFLTTIFALIYAISTPILSLLIGKSSLKKVMNVVLGCFILGNLLATVASSFTMLTVARVITALVSGITISITITFATHIAPLSKRAWIVAWVFSGFSIASVFGVPVGTWLSGLFGWRLIFLIIAVLAGIVLLLFDFSLPGSLHQQPVKHFTEQFQILTDLRIQLGILIPVFNLGGVYVVYTYATPILTNHFGYSLTFVTFFLLLYGVASLLSNQYSGNLAAHNGLPRSIKFYTLQLVALLATSLFFNFSWVVLGAILIMGFTIYLAGSTLQLFYMSIAEADYPQSLVLASSFNPIFSNVGIAVGSACGGLIVDHLGMPSLGLGGALLTACGILTTWYLTHILTKQAK; this comes from the coding sequence ATGAAAGCATTCAAGGTTCAAACCCTCATTTTAATTGCCATTGCCTTTATCCTAGGCATGAGCGAATTTATTATCATCGGAGTCTTAGATAACATTGCCAAAACGTTTCAAGTCAGTTTTGCTAGTGTCGGCTTTTTAACGACCATTTTTGCCCTCATCTACGCCATTTCAACGCCTATTTTATCGTTACTGATTGGAAAAAGTTCGCTCAAAAAGGTTATGAACGTGGTGCTCGGTTGTTTTATTCTGGGGAATTTGCTGGCTACCGTTGCATCAAGTTTTACCATGTTGACGGTGGCGCGGGTCATTACTGCCCTTGTGTCTGGAATTACCATTTCCATCACCATCACGTTTGCAACTCACATTGCCCCGCTTTCGAAACGCGCTTGGATTGTAGCCTGGGTCTTTTCCGGGTTTAGCATTGCCTCCGTTTTCGGCGTTCCGGTCGGGACATGGTTAAGTGGCTTATTCGGCTGGCGTTTGATTTTTCTAATCATTGCTGTGCTGGCCGGAATCGTTCTTCTTTTATTTGACTTTTCCCTGCCTGGTTCGTTGCATCAACAACCCGTCAAACATTTTACAGAACAATTTCAGATCCTCACCGATCTTCGGATTCAATTGGGAATCTTAATTCCCGTTTTTAACCTCGGAGGCGTCTACGTAGTCTATACCTACGCAACTCCGATTCTAACCAATCACTTTGGCTACAGTTTAACTTTTGTTACATTTTTCCTGCTTTTGTACGGGGTTGCTTCCCTATTGAGTAATCAATATAGCGGAAACTTGGCCGCTCATAATGGCTTGCCCCGCAGCATCAAGTTTTACACCCTGCAATTAGTGGCGCTACTAGCCACTTCCCTGTTTTTTAACTTCTCCTGGGTGGTACTGGGTGCCATTTTAATCATGGGCTTTACCATCTATCTAGCGGGTTCCACCCTGCAGTTGTTCTACATGTCCATTGCAGAAGCGGACTATCCCCAGTCCTTAGTTCTAGCCTCTTCGTTTAATCCCATCTTTAGTAACGTCGGAATCGCGGTTGGTTCTGCGTGTGGTGGTTTAATTGTCGATCACTTGGGCATGCCCTCCCTTGGACTTGGAGGCGCCCTTTTGACGGCTTGCGGAATTTTAACCACCTGGTACCTAACCCATATCCTTACAAAACAAGCAAAATGA
- a CDS encoding DUF1292 domain-containing protein, with protein sequence MAEEPQAEQITLIDEDGNEILYNELFTFSSEDYGRSYILMYPASEEGNDSINIEAYALPKGADPTAPDDADLEPIESDEEWEMVQETLNTFLDPNGKM encoded by the coding sequence ATGGCTGAAGAACCACAAGCAGAACAAATCACCCTCATTGATGAGGACGGTAACGAAATTTTATATAACGAATTATTCACCTTTTCGTCAGAGGATTACGGACGTTCTTACATTCTAATGTATCCTGCTTCTGAAGAAGGTAACGACAGCATTAACATTGAGGCTTACGCCTTACCCAAAGGCGCTGATCCAACGGCGCCCGATGATGCTGACTTAGAGCCGATTGAAAGCGACGAGGAATGGGAAATGGTCCAAGAAACGTTAAACACGTTCTTAGATCCAAATGGTAAAATGTAA